CGCTCATGCGCGACAAACCGCTGGGCGTACACGCCTGCCCAGCCGAGGAGTTCAGTGCTCCCTACCCCGGCTACCAAGCTCACCTGGTCACATGCTGCCGGGCATTCCACTGGATGCCCCAGGACCAGGTCCTCAGCGTGATCGACGAGATCACAGCCCCCGGTGCCGTAGTCGCGGTCATGGGCGACGGCAGCCTGTGGACCGCCCGCAACTCGTGGACCGATCCCCTGCGCGCGCTCATCCAGACCTACCTGGGCCCCGAGCGCCGCGCCGGCACCGAAGGCACCTACACCCAACCGCACCGCCGCTACGAGGAGGTCCTCGCCGACTCACCGTTCTCCCGCATCGAGGAACACGTCCTGCCAGTGGTGCGCCGGTGGACGCCGGACCAGGTGGTCGGCTACCTGGCCAGCACCTCCTTCGCGGCCGACCAGCTGTTCGGCGACCAGTTGGCCGCCTTCCAAGCCCAGGCCCTCGAACTGCTGGAACGCCACGCAGTGAACGGCGATCTCACCGAGAACGCCGAGTTCACCATCCTGCTCGCCAGCCGCCCGTGACCACTCACACCACCAACCGAACACAGGAGCAGCACGTGGCGTATGTCCTTGAGGATTGGGAGCAGCACTACGCTGATGGCCGGGGGTTGCGGCCGCTTGGCGATTGCGAGCGGGCGCTCCTTGCCGAGCACGTCCCCGCGCCGGAGGGCGGTGGGCGGGCGCTCGATGTCGGCTGTGGCACCGGGGAGTTGGCTGCGCACCTTGTGGGTCTCGGCTATGCGGTGGACGGCGTGGACTTCGCCGCCAGTGCGTT
This genomic stretch from Kitasatospora acidiphila harbors:
- a CDS encoding class I SAM-dependent methyltransferase; amino-acid sequence: MPLFPGAARAYREFRPSLPEGAVALLTDTVRGIPRPVLLDLGTGTGQVPAALHQAFARVDVVERDPEMIAEAEKALQPLMRDKPLGVHACPAEEFSAPYPGYQAHLVTCCRAFHWMPQDQVLSVIDEITAPGAVVAVMGDGSLWTARNSWTDPLRALIQTYLGPERRAGTEGTYTQPHRRYEEVLADSPFSRIEEHVLPVVRRWTPDQVVGYLASTSFAADQLFGDQLAAFQAQALELLERHAVNGDLTENAEFTILLASRP